GCCTCCAACCAGCGCCGCTGGTGGTCGCGCCACAAGCGTCAGGAAGTGACCATCGACGTTCCGGCAGAGACGGAAGAGTCTGGCGAGACCTTCTCTTTAGCTTCTACCCTCGCGGATCAAGGCGATTCGCCCTTCGACCACGCCTCCCAGAACGAGACTCGCATCAAGGTGGAAGCCGCGCTCCGCCAGCTTCCCGAGGTCTTCCGCACCGTCGTCGTCCTTCGCGAGATCGAAGGCTTCTCCTACGAAGAGATCGCCGAGATCCTGGACACGAATCTTGGCACCATCAAATCCCGTCTCACCCGCGGTCGTTCCGCCCTCCGCACCCTGCTCGTTGCCCAGGAATCCACAGCCGGATCTTCGCAGATAACGAGTCTGGGCCTGCTGCCGATGAATCAAAGAAACATGGAGTCGGCGCAATGAACCTGAACCCTTCGCTGGAGATCCTGAATCCGGAGTCCGCACAGGTCTGCGAGACGATGCGTGCTTCCTTCTCGGAGTACCTCGACGGCGCAGTCAACGGCCACGAGATGCACGCCATCGCGACCCATCTCCGCGCCTGCCCGTCGTGCGACGAAGAGTTCTCGAAGCTCCGTGAGATGCAGGCATCGCTCGCTAGTCTCCGGGCACTCAAGGCACCTGCGGACCTCGGCCTCAAGCTTCGCGTCGCCATCTCCCAGCAGAAGGCCAAGCAAAGCCGCACCTGGGCCGACCGGTTCTCTATCCAGTGGGAGAACGCCATCCGCCCGCTTGTGATCCAGGTCTCCGCCGGATTCGCCGGAACCATCGCACTCGTCGGCACCATCGCGATGGTACTCGGCATGGTCGCCGCGCCCGAGGCGGTGATGGCCCACGACGTCCCCCTAAGCGCCATCACGGCTCCGCACTTCCTCTACTCTGCCGCAGCCGAGCGCCCCATCGTCGCGGATCACGACACCACCATCGTCGTCGACGCATCGATCAACGCTCGAGGCCAGGTCTACGACTACAAGTACCTTTCCGGTCCCGAAAACCCGGAGGTCCAGAAGCAGGTCGCCGAGCAGCTCATGCTGAGTGTCTTCACCCCAGCCAGTGTCTTCGGATCGCCCGTCCGCGGCCACATCATTCTGACCTTCGATGGGATCTCCGTCCGCGCCTAGCCGTCCGGACCGCAATAGGTCATCGCAGACCTAAATTCACTTGATTTGTTCCATAACTCAGATCAAACTGCTCTGGGCAGCGACTGTCTGAGGTAGAAGTATGCGCAAACGCATCTCCGGAATCTTCCTGTGTGTCACGGCAGCGGCTTTGGCCTTCCCCACTTTGGGCCAGTTGGCGCGAACCCGGCCCACCATCCCCCGTTCTCCCTACACAGCGCACTACAAGATCACGCGGACCCAGAAGTTGTCGGACGGCAACGTCATCCGCAATGAGTCGACTGAAATCAGCGCCGTAGACTCGCAGGGCCGCCAAATGACTGCCACCACCGGGGCTTTGCCCTTCGGAGGCGACTCACTCCGAACGACGATCTTTGTCTTTGACCCGATCGCCCGAACCCACACCGTCTGGTCTTCTCCCGGCCACCAGGTGACGGTGGGATCGATGCCCGAGCCCGGAGCATCACGCATCTGCACTGCAAGCTCCACCGATGCCGATCCGAACACCAAGGGCGTACGCTCAGAGCGTCCGAAGCCGGTATTCGAGGCTCTTGGGACGGACACGATCCAGGGAATCGAGGCCCGCGGCCGGCGCATCACCACCACCTATCCCGCCGGCGAGATCGGCAATCAATATCCGCTGGTGACTACGTCCGAGGTGTGGACAGCAACCGCCCCGGCCCTTTCGGGCATGATCGTCCGCGAGACGTCGGACGACCCACGAACCGGCACAAGAAGCAAAGAACTTGTCAGCTACGAACAGGGAGACCCAGACGCGGCTATCTTCCAGCCACCCGCCAGCTACGAGATCGTCAAGAACACGACTGAAACCTCCTGTACGACCCAGACAATTTCAGCTCCACAGCAGTAACCGCTGCGGCCCGTGTTTGCATCGCTTCGATGGCTGCCATAAGCTAGCTGAGAACGTCGAATCTATCGTGCCCTCTACTGCTCCACACCCGCGTCAAATGCATCTCTCCAGGCCCCTGACCATGGCGCGACTCTCCAGACCTGCACTTGGTATCGCCGTCGCTGCGCTTCTGCTTCCGTCCTTCAGGCTGACGGCCCAATCCTCTTCGTCTTCCTCGCAGTCGTCCGGCACCGCGCCGCAGGAAGAGAGCCGCTCGACTGCAAAGCGTCCCACCGTCGAAGCCGGAGGCTCCGCCGTCACACTAGAGACCAGCGAACCTCTCTTCTACCTCGCTTCCGCACTCAACCTCTGCGGCTACGACGATGGCCTCGATCAATCCGACCCCGTCCGCGCCAAGGTACGCGCGGACATCGAATCTGCCGCCATCGCCACACCCGAGGCCGCCGACAGCCGCCGCGCGCTGTGCGAATACGTCCACACCCACCAGCTCTCCGACGGCGGCCTCAACCTCGCCCAGTACGTGTCGCTCGCGCTCTACCTTACCCCGCCGCCGGAACTCGCGCCGACCGCCGACGAGACCGATCTGCCCCCCGACTCCACCCAGGTCGTCAACATCCTGCCACTCCTCCGGACCTTCGCCGAGCAGGTCCACCTCCACGCCATCTGGATCAAGTACCGCCCTAACTACGAAGCGCTCGTCGACCTCGTCCACGACCCGCTGACCCGCACCATCCTCAACACAAACATCTACCTCAAGCTCCCCGCCAGCAGCTACGATGGCCGCCGGTTCCTCGTTCTGATCGAGCCTATGCTCGCCCCGGCGGCAAGCAACGCCCGCATCTACGGCAACGACTACACCGTCGTCGTCTCTCCATCTGCCACGCCACCCGGCAACGTCAAGATGGAGCAGGTCCGGCACACCTACCTCCACTACGAGGTCGAGCCGCTCGTCTACTCCCGCGCCACCGCGATGAACCGCCTGCAGCCCCTGCTCCGCACTGTGCAGGACGCTCCGATTGAATTCAGCTACAAATCCGACATCGTCTCGCTCATCGCCGAGTGCATGATCAAGGCTATCGAAGCCCACACCATGGACGCCGGCATTCCGAAGCCCGAAAAGACCACCAGCCACGAGCGCATCGATCAGGAGCGCTATACCGCGGAGATGACGGTATACGACCGCCAGACCGAGGCCGCCCGCCGCAACGCTGCCGAACTCTCTATGCGCCAGGGCTGGGTGCTGACCGGGTACTTCTACGACAGGCTCAGCGAGATGCAGCACGACGGCTCCAGCCTGAAGGACTCCATTGGCCAGATGGTCTACGGCATGGACATCGGACGCGAAGCCCACCACGACCAGCAGATCGTCTTCCTTCCTGAAGCCAGCCACGACGTTGTGCGCCGGACGCCCCGCCAGCCCACGGGCCTCGATCTCGCCGAGATGAAGCTCTTCAAGGGCGACAAAGACGGTGCCAGCGAGATCGCTGAGAAGGTCCTCGCCAGCCCGACCGGGGACCATGCCCGCGCCAACTACTTGATCGCCCGCGTCAACCTGCTCGACCAGCAGCCTGACGACGCCGTGACCCACTTCCACGCCGCGCTCGAGACCTCTCGCGACCCCCGCACCCTGGCCTGGTGCCACATCTATCTCGGACGTCTCTACGACATGCAGCAGACTCCCGACCGCAAGAAAGCCGTCGCCGAGTACAAGCTGGCCCTCAACCTCCGCGACGACCGCCCCGACACCAAGGCCGCCGCCGAAGCCGGCATCCGCGCTCCGTTCGCTCCACCCAAACGCGAAGCCATGCCCGATCCCGACGACAACGACAACACGCCCATCGACCCCACCGGCAAAGCCGAGAAAGACGCCTACAAGCCACCGCCTCCGCAATAACGCCCGAATCCCGAATCCTTGTCGTTTATCCACCTCACCTTGTCATTCTTCGACGAAGTCGGAGGATCTGCTTTCGCACTTGCCGTTGCCTAAACCCTCCCAAAGAAACGTCATCTCGACCGAAGCCGCGCAGCATCCCGCGCGGCGTAGTGGAGAGCCCCGCATCGGCACTGCACTTACCGCCGCCTACACCCTATTCGCTACCCCCTATACCCTGCTTTTCGGTCTAAAGTTAACAACTGGGGAGAGCTATCGACATGCCGCCAAGAAAATCCACACGCTCCCCCTTCGGCCACACCTTCAAGGACCCCTCCCTGCTCGAGCGCGCCCTGACCCACCGCTCGCTCGCCTACGAGACCTCCCCGCACCTGCTCTCCGACACCTCCGCCGACAACGAGCAGCTTGAGTTCCTCGGCGACGCCGTCCTCGGCCTGATCGTCGCCGAAGCCCTCTACCGCCGCTTCCCGCAGTCGCGCGAGGGCGAACTCACACGGCTCCGGGCCTCCATCGTCAGCCGCAAGCACCTTGGCGCGATGGCCGCGCGCATCGATCTTGGCAGCCATCTCCGCCTCGGCAAGGGAGAAGAACGCACCGGCGGCCGCGCCAAGTCCGCCCTGCTCTCGAACGCGCTTGAAGCCGTCATCGCCGCCATCTACCTTGACGGCGGCCTTAAGCCCACCGCCGCATTCATCGAGAAGAACATCCTCGAACCCGCTCTGCCCGAGATCACCCTCGCGCTCTCCACGCCCAACGGAGCAGGCTCCTCCACATTTTCGGGAGCCGTCGGCGACCACAAATCCGCCCTCCAGGAGCATCTGCAGGCCTCCGGTCTCGGCCAGCCCGAGTACCTACTCGTCTCCGAGTCAGGCCCCGACCACCAGAAGCGCTTCCACGTCCAGGTCGTGGTGCACGACCGTACCTCCGCCGCGGATGGTGTCCCAACCATCCTCGCTGAATCTGACGGCCCCACAAAAAAGGCCGCTCAGCAGGAGGCCGCACGCCTAGCCTTCCTGCGCATCGTGGCAGACGGCAACGCAGCCCACGCATCTCAAAAGTCTGTGGCAACCGAATGAGCGATCCCACCGAACTCCAGTCCGCCACCGTCGTGACACAGCCCGTAATCGTCGCGGAGACACTGGTTGTTGAGGATTTCGTCGTCACAACCCTCCCGCCCGGCCATCCCCGCTCACCCGAGTCTCACGGCATGATCCACGCCGTCCAGTCGCTGCTCTACATCATCATCGTCGCCATCTTCATCATCACCTTCGCGGTCCAGCCCTTCCGCATCCCGTCAGAGTCCATGGATCCGACGCTGATGGTCGGCGACTTCCTCCTCGTCGCCAAGCAGAACTTCCCCGCCTCCGCCGGCAATATTCCCCAGCCCTCTACCGCCATCCACCGCGGCGACGTCATCGTCTTCCACTACCCCGTCGATCCCTCCATCCACCTGGTTAAGCGCGTGATCGGCCTCCCCGGCGACCATCTCCGTCTCCGCGAGAACCATGTCTATATCGACGGCCGACCGCTCGACGAACCCTACGCCGTCTACCGCTCCGGCCCCGCAGACAACTTCCGCGATAACTTCCCGCGCCTTGCTAATCCCGATCCCGATGTCTCCTCAGCCTGGTGGATCCAGATGCGTTCGCTGGTCAACCACGGCGAACTCACCGTTCCGCCACACAGCTTCTTCGTCCTTGGCGACAACCGTAACAACAGCGAGGACAGCCGTTA
This Granulicella aggregans DNA region includes the following protein-coding sequences:
- a CDS encoding sigma-70 family RNA polymerase sigma factor, producing the protein MQAGTRVADLASAIGIRTEEASLVADLKAGSEEAFAQLIAQYHQPIYSLVVRSLNDPSDAPDITQEVFIKVFRSVRSFNGDASLRTWLYRIALHEASNQRRWWSRHKRQEVTIDVPAETEESGETFSLASTLADQGDSPFDHASQNETRIKVEAALRQLPEVFRTVVVLREIEGFSYEEIAEILDTNLGTIKSRLTRGRSALRTLLVAQESTAGSSQITSLGLLPMNQRNMESAQ
- a CDS encoding anti-sigma factor family protein; its protein translation is MNLNPSLEILNPESAQVCETMRASFSEYLDGAVNGHEMHAIATHLRACPSCDEEFSKLREMQASLASLRALKAPADLGLKLRVAISQQKAKQSRTWADRFSIQWENAIRPLVIQVSAGFAGTIALVGTIAMVLGMVAAPEAVMAHDVPLSAITAPHFLYSAAAERPIVADHDTTIVVDASINARGQVYDYKYLSGPENPEVQKQVAEQLMLSVFTPASVFGSPVRGHIILTFDGISVRA
- a CDS encoding tetratricopeptide repeat protein; amino-acid sequence: MARLSRPALGIAVAALLLPSFRLTAQSSSSSSQSSGTAPQEESRSTAKRPTVEAGGSAVTLETSEPLFYLASALNLCGYDDGLDQSDPVRAKVRADIESAAIATPEAADSRRALCEYVHTHQLSDGGLNLAQYVSLALYLTPPPELAPTADETDLPPDSTQVVNILPLLRTFAEQVHLHAIWIKYRPNYEALVDLVHDPLTRTILNTNIYLKLPASSYDGRRFLVLIEPMLAPAASNARIYGNDYTVVVSPSATPPGNVKMEQVRHTYLHYEVEPLVYSRATAMNRLQPLLRTVQDAPIEFSYKSDIVSLIAECMIKAIEAHTMDAGIPKPEKTTSHERIDQERYTAEMTVYDRQTEAARRNAAELSMRQGWVLTGYFYDRLSEMQHDGSSLKDSIGQMVYGMDIGREAHHDQQIVFLPEASHDVVRRTPRQPTGLDLAEMKLFKGDKDGASEIAEKVLASPTGDHARANYLIARVNLLDQQPDDAVTHFHAALETSRDPRTLAWCHIYLGRLYDMQQTPDRKKAVAEYKLALNLRDDRPDTKAAAEAGIRAPFAPPKREAMPDPDDNDNTPIDPTGKAEKDAYKPPPPQ
- the rnc gene encoding ribonuclease III; translated protein: MPPRKSTRSPFGHTFKDPSLLERALTHRSLAYETSPHLLSDTSADNEQLEFLGDAVLGLIVAEALYRRFPQSREGELTRLRASIVSRKHLGAMAARIDLGSHLRLGKGEERTGGRAKSALLSNALEAVIAAIYLDGGLKPTAAFIEKNILEPALPEITLALSTPNGAGSSTFSGAVGDHKSALQEHLQASGLGQPEYLLVSESGPDHQKRFHVQVVVHDRTSAADGVPTILAESDGPTKKAAQQEAARLAFLRIVADGNAAHASQKSVATE
- the lepB gene encoding signal peptidase I, encoding MSDPTELQSATVVTQPVIVAETLVVEDFVVTTLPPGHPRSPESHGMIHAVQSLLYIIIVAIFIITFAVQPFRIPSESMDPTLMVGDFLLVAKQNFPASAGNIPQPSTAIHRGDVIVFHYPVDPSIHLVKRVIGLPGDHLRLRENHVYIDGRPLDEPYAVYRSGPADNFRDNFPRLANPDPDVSSAWWIQMRSLVNHGELTVPPHSFFVLGDNRNNSEDSRYWGFVPASAIVGKPLLIYFSVNSSPKPDDDDDSRDPDPTPRASAQPIVKPAKTSTFGEIANFARWNRILRVVR